The following proteins are encoded in a genomic region of Macrobrachium nipponense isolate FS-2020 chromosome 44, ASM1510439v2, whole genome shotgun sequence:
- the LOC135204281 gene encoding sodium-coupled monocarboxylate transporter 1-like, translating into MAIDVNELVQRFSWADYLVFVAMLMVSAMIGIFYGFCGKKENDTKEFLMAGKSMTTFPVAMSLIASFMSAITLLGTPSEVYQFGFLYWLVGFSYFLVMPAAAYLYFPVFHEIQVTSAYEYLEMRFSRPVRWLGSATFILQMCLYMAIVVYAPALALAQVTGLNVYLSVSLICFVCIFYTTLGGMKAVLWTDALQMVIMYASMLFVIIKGCVDVGGFEYVWRKNVEGDRAELINFDPNPTTRHTFWTLIIGGYFTWVTIYGVNQAQVQRYLCVKEKYMAIRALWINLAGLFVLMISCAFGGMVVYAKYWDCDPIASGTVTKGDQLFPLFVMDTLGTWMGLPGLFVSGIFSGALSTVSSGMNSLAAIVLEDFIKAGCYPSITEKKATWITKLLSLFFGLLTFALVFVAEQLGNVLSAALGIFGMVGGPLLGVFTLGMFFPWANSKGAFFGLWVSLFFTLWIGVGHQVAKQNGLIDQPMKPTSIEGCLFSNESFTTISSGLPTAAITAESLISEEPVEKEEALAIYRLSYMWYSATGCFTVIVVGMIISLITGTQDIRKLDPRLISPGVFWFKRFIPKTDGLGEDYEDEVVLSDAKITGPIAGNQNLGFESDKPNGYTVEKESSKL; encoded by the exons ATGGCGATCGACGTCAACGAGCTGGTCCAGCGGTTCAGCTGGGCCGATTACCTCGTCTTCGTTGCTATGCTCATGGTCTCTGCCATGATAGGAATCTTCTACGGCTTCTGCGGGAAGAAGGAAAATGACACGAAGGAGTTCCTCATGGCTGGAAAGTCCATGACGACCTTCCCAGTGGCTATGTCACTCATTGCAAG CTTCATGTCGGCCATTACTCTGCTGGGAACACCTTCGGAAGTGTATCAGTTCGGCTTCTTGTACTGGCTGGTCGGGTTTTCGTACTTCCTCGTTATGCCAGCGGCTGCTTACTTGTACTTCCCGGTCTTCCATGAAATTCAG GTGACTTCGGCCTACGAATACTTGGAGATGAGATTCAGTCGTCCAGTGAGGTGGCTGGGATCTGCTACGTTCATCCTGCAG ATGTGTCTCTACATGGCTATTGTGGTCTATGCCCCTGCTTTGGCCTTAGCCCAGGTCACTGGTCTGAACGTCTACCTGTCAGTCAGTCTGATCTGCTTTGTGTGCATTTTCTACACCACTCTGGGAGGTATGAAGGCTGTGCTGTGGACTGATGCCTTGCAG ATGGTCATCATGTATGCCAGTATGCTCTTCGTCATCATCAAGGGCTGCGTGGACGTGGGAGGCTTCGAATACGTCTGGCGGAAGAACGTCGAAGGCGACAGGGCCGAGCTCATCAACTTCGACCCAAACCCCACCACTAGACACACCTTCTGGACTCTGATCATCGGTGGCTACTTCACCTGGGTGACCATCTATGGCGTCAACCAGGCTcag GTGCAAAGATACCTATGTGTCAAGGAAAAATACATGGCTATCCGAGCCCTCTGGATAAACCTGGCAGGACTCTTCGTCCTCATGATCAGCTGTGCCTTTGGAGGAATGGTAGTCTATGCTAAATACTGGGACTGCGACCCAATAGCTTCTGGGACTGTCACCAAAGGAGATCAGCTGTTCCCCCTGTTCGTCATGGACACTCTTGGAACCTGGATGGGGCTTCCTGGACTGTTCGTCTCTGGAATTTTCTCTGGGGCTCTGAG CACCGTGTCCTCCGGTATGAACTCGCTAGCCGCCATCGTCTTGGAGGACTTCATCAAAGCTGGTTGCTACCCGAGTATCACAGAGAAGAAAGCCACGTGGATCACAAAGCTCCTGTCTCTCTTCTTCGGTCTCTTGACCTTCGCCCTCGTTTTCGTTGCAGAGCAGCTGGGAAATGTCCTGTCT GCTGCCCTGGGTATCTTTGGTATGGTTGGTGGCCCTCTCCTGGGAGTCTTCACCCTGGGCATGTTCTTCCCGTGGGCCAATTCAAAA GGAGCATTCTTCGGCCTCTGGGTAAGTCTGTTCTTCACCCTGTGGATTGGCGTCGGCCACCAGGTGGCCAAACAGAACGGCCTCATCGATCAGCCTATGAAACCGACCAGCATAGAGGGATGTTTGTTCTCCAACGAGTCCTTCACGACCATCTCCTCTGGGCTGCCGACTGCAGCCATCACAGCCGAATCTCTGATCTCTGAGGAACC CGTGGAAAAGGAGGAAGCCCTAGCCATTTACAGGCTTTCGTACATGTGGTACTCTGCAACCGGCTGCTTCACCGTCATCGTCGTAGGAATGATTATATCTCTGATAACCGGGACGCAGGACATCCGTAAACTCGACCCTAGACTCATATCGCCCGGCGTCTTTTGGTTCAAGAGATTCATACCTAAAACTGACGGCCTGGGAGAAGATtac GAAGACGAAGTCGTCCTCAGCGATGCCAAGATCACTGGTCCAATCGCAGGCAACCAGAACCTTGGTTTCGAGTCGGACAAACCGAACGGTTACACCGTCGAGAAAGAGAGTTCGAAATTATAA
- the LOC135204282 gene encoding lysophospholipase D GDPD1-like, whose protein sequence is MVTEMIIAAVLGCYIISSIIFFKFPMLLHKKKDVKFICRHISHRGGAGENYENTLSAFRHAVELGTDMLELDCQLTLDGHVVVCHDSVLDIRTELTGSISEYNYVDLPPIKEEIPVDFMPGIKFSSKSEDRKFPLLEETFQNFPNTPINIDIKIDSNELITKVSELVKKYHREHITVWGNVRDVITQKCYKENPNMCLLFSARRVCLMLVQLYTGILPFVPLKETHLEIFMPIVMMKIYNYHFGYKWWHSAVAHVANALLIRRCLFEHLAKRGVQTYLWVMNTDDDFRLAFDSGATGVMTDYPTKLKAFLEQNPQYTQDRKLS, encoded by the exons ATGGTCACTGAAATGATCATCGCTGCCGTTTTAGGATGCTACATAATATCGTCGATCATATTCTTCAAGTTCCCAATGCTACTGCACAAGAAGAAGGACGTCAAGTTCATCTGCAGGCACATTAGTCATCGcggag GAGCTGGAGAAAATTATGAGAACACACTATCTGCATTTAGGCA TGCAGTGGAACTTGGAACAGACATGCTAGAACTAGACTGTCAGCTCACCTTGGATGGTCATGTAGTTGTTTGTCATGATTCAGTATTAGACATCAGAACTGAGCTGACTGGTTCTATATCAGAATACAATTATGTGGACCTACCGCCTATCAAAGAAGAAATTCCAGTGGATTTCATGCCAGGAATCAAGTTCAGCAGCAAGTCCGAGGATCGGAAATTTCCCCTCCTGGAAGAGACCTTCCAGAATTTTCCCAACACACCCATCAATATTGACATTAAGATCGACAGCAATGAACTGATCACTAAG GTTAGTGAACTGGTTAAGAAGTACCATCGTGAACACATTACTGTGTGGGGCAACGTGAGAGATGTCATTACCCAGAAATGCTATAAGGAG AATCCTAATATGTGCCTGCTGTTTAGTGCCCGTCGAGTTTGCCTAATGCTGGTTCAGTTATACACTGGGATCTTGCCTTTTGTGCCACTCAAGGAGACTCATTTGGAAATTTTCATGCCAATTGTCATGATGAA GATTTATAACTATCACTTTGGGTATAAATGGTGGCACTCTGCCGTTGCCCACGTTGCAAATGCGTTGCTTATCAGACGGTGTTTATTTGAACACCTGGCGAAACGTGGGGTCCAG ACTTACCTATGGGTCATGAATACTGACGATGATTTCCGTCTTGCCTTCGACTCTGGAGCCACTGGTGTGATGACAGACTACCCAACTAAGCTGAAGGCATTTTTAGAACAAAACCCACAGTACACTCAAGACCGTAAACTGAGCTAA